One part of the Arabidopsis thaliana chromosome 1 sequence genome encodes these proteins:
- the PER4 gene encoding Peroxidase superfamily protein (Peroxidase superfamily protein; FUNCTIONS IN: peroxidase activity, heme binding; INVOLVED IN: response to oxidative stress, oxidation reduction; LOCATED IN: endomembrane system; EXPRESSED IN: leaf apex, sepal, root, stamen; EXPRESSED DURING: 4 anthesis; CONTAINS InterPro DOMAIN/s: Haem peroxidase (InterPro:IPR010255), Plant peroxidase (InterPro:IPR000823), Peroxidases heam-ligand binding site (InterPro:IPR019793), Haem peroxidase, plant/fungal/bacterial (InterPro:IPR002016), Peroxidase, active site (InterPro:IPR019794); BEST Arabidopsis thaliana protein match is: Peroxidase superfamily protein (TAIR:AT1G14550.1); Has 4581 Blast hits to 4555 proteins in 302 species: Archae - 0; Bacteria - 6; Metazoa - 19; Fungi - 179; Plants - 4302; Viruses - 0; Other Eukaryotes - 75 (source: NCBI BLink).) gives MAIFKILVLLLSLCCFSQAQLSPTFYDQTCQNALSTIRSSIRTAISRERRMAASLIRLHFHDCFVNGCDASVMLVATPTMESERDSLANFQSARGFEVIDQAKSAVESVCPGVVSCADIIAVAARDASEYVGGPRYDVKVGRRDSTNAFRAIADRDLPNFRASLNDLSELFLRKGLNTRDLVALSGAHTLGQAQCLTFKGRLYDNSSDIDAGFSSTRKRRCPVNGGDTTLAPLDQVTPNSFDNNYYRNLMQKKGLLESDQVLFGTGASTDSIVTEYSRNPSRFASDFSAAMIKMGDIQTLTGSDGQIRRICSAVN, from the exons ATGGCGATCTTCAAGATTCTTGTATTGTTGTTgagtttgtgttgtttcaGTCAAGCACAACTTTCTCCTACTTTCTACGACCAAACTTGTCAAAACGCTCTCTCCACCATCCGATCTTCAATCCGAACCGCAATCAGCCGTGAACGTAGAATGGCTGCTTCTCTCATCCGTCTCCATTTCCACGACTGCTTCGTTAAT gGTTGTGATGCATCGGTCATGCTCGTGGCAACTCCCACCAtggagagtgagagagattcATTGGCAAATTTTCAATCGGCAAGAGGATTTGAAGTTATCGATCAAGCCAAATCAGCTGTAGAGAGTGTTTGTCCCGGCGTTGTTTCTTGCGCTGATATTATTGCCGTTGCTGCTAGAGATGCTTCTGAATAT GTCGGAGGTCCAAGATATGATGTGAAGGTTGGTCGAAGAGATTCCACCAACGCGTTTAGGGCTATCGCAGACAGGGATCTCCCCAACTTCAGGGCTAGCCTCAACGATCTCTCTGAACTCTTCCTTCGAAAAGGACTCAACACAAGAGACCTCGTCGCTCTCTCAG GAGCTCACACATTAGGGCAAGCTCAATGCCTCACGTTCAAAGGTAGGCTTTACGATAACTCGAGTGACATTGACGCGGGATTCTCCAGTACCCGTAAGCGTCGTTGTCCGGTCAACGGTGGAGATACGACTCTAGCACCTTTAGATCAAGTGACACCAAACTCGTTCGACAATAACTATTACAGAAACTTGATGCAGAAGAAAGGACTTTTAGAAAGCGATCAAGTTTTGTTCGGAACCGGAGCTTCTACAGATAGTATAGTGACGGAGTACAGCAGAAATCCATCACGATTTGCGTCTGATTTCTCAGCTGCAATGATCAAAATGGGAGATATTCAGACACTCACTGGTTCAGATGGACAAATCCGAAGAATCTGCAGTGCCGTTAATTAA